CATCGTTTGTCTGCGGGCATCGTTGGGCAGAGCCGTGAATTTTGTGGGCCAAATCATGAGCgaatataattatgtgatCTCGCTGACAGATATGAGCAAAATTGgacgtaataaaatacttttgtaatctgattgataaataataaaatttcttataatatgCTCACATTAATCATGATCATTTAagtgtataaattaaaacttagtTTATGTAAGCGTCGTTGGTTCTCGGCCATCATTGGGCAGGGCCGTGAATTACGTGATCGAACTTGGAATAATTGTGATCTTGCAGGCAGATAACCAGAATTgagcataataattaaacacattttaaattaaattagatgtAATTATGATTGAATTAaacatgtttaaatttatttttcaataaaaaaatctttacgtTAGACAGAAATGCATGATTTAGGTATGCCTAATTTCAAATACGCTCTTATCCTGTAACCTACATCAGTTTATGGATTATGCAATAACAGTGGCTACTTGCGATCAGTAATCACACATGGACAGTTGAATGCTCCCTATGAAATTTATTGCTGGTTGGttagatacataaaaaatacgaaaatgtaatgacaacttcataaaactattataaagtCAACTAATGAaggtagtacctacttacctgcTTAAACACTGTGATGCATACAAAATCTGGAGAGATTTTCTAGAAGGGagattttttagatttcttaTTATGTAGTAAACACCTAAGTAAGTTTTCTACTCCTGACTGTTAAATTATGCCTTCTATTATAATACACTACCTACGagtatatgtaaaaaaaaggaaacaaaCCGCAATGAGAGATGGTAAAACAGCTTAACTTTGCGATGCCAGAATTACGCCAACTCAATTTGAAATCATTGAAATTCGGTTAATTgttaatttgcaatgaaatcGGACAAATAAGCAATTTCGCTGGCGTTGATTGGTTGTGCATCCTGAATGCAAAACATTACAGAATGACGTCACAGCCGTTCCATTTCCACGGTCGAGCTCAGATTTCTGGGATTTAGGTACACACACATGGCATGAGAGAGTCGCAAGCTTTGTTCCCTCTAGTACCaatcataaaatacttattctcTTCTTCATTCTTCTGTTGCTTCTGACAAACAAGTTATGTATCTACCTACATGCAGCAACGCGTAGCGAAGGCTATTCCCATTGGTATCTTATAATAGTctagtatatatagtagttacctctatggcgcggagttagcggcgagtttgtaatgaatttggttagattgatgtgctgttgactataccatacaatatatacctaatacttATAAGGTGTACTTATCAGATATAGGCACCTACCTGTTACGAATAATACTTTCTATAAGTTTTAATCATAACTGTAGTCAAGGGCAAAAAGGGAATCGAGAAAAGCACAGTAAGTTAATTATAAGTTGTTTACCAGACTTTCTCGTCTCACAAGTTCTGTTAGAGTTAGAATATGACTCTTTTTAAACTGCTTTAGAAAAGGTCATGTAGCTATCTATCTAgacttaggtaggtatactaATAGGAAAAGTCACACTGCTCTTTTTAGtcgtttaaatatatgtaacgttgtaaaatattattctcagttcctatttttttgttactaacggacattatgtttttgtttatgtttgcAATGCCCTTGCAAACATAGAAGTTTCCACCAACACctgtttcaaatttcattctatttttaaaataaaatccaaaaCTCTATGCGAATATATTCGCTGGTGTCATTCGCCGACGACGTATCTAGGTTTGATAAATGACGTCATTTATTCAGCACTACCCTTCCGTAGTATTCGAAATGTACCTACCATGTGCTACCATGTGTCCACGGTCTGACGTATTATCTCCATATAGAGCCGTTTGCATGGAAATAGATGTTAGCTGATATtccagaaataaaaaagtacagtCGGCTCTAAAagcctatatattttaaaagtgtgTATTCACCGTACTTTCCACTATTTCTGCAACATCAGCAAAGTGCATACATACTTTTGAACCTTATTccatactagatgttgcccggggcttcgctcccgtgggaattttaggataaaatataggtaacctatagcaatcttggataagtaatgtacctttctaatggtgaaagattttttgaaatcggttcggtagaattcgagattacccgcctctcaaacatacaaactcacaaagtcacaaacacacaaacgcttacctctttataataatagtatagatgaatATTAAGGTTCAAAAGTATGTATGGACTTTTGCAACCGACCGTACCtacaaaaaatcaacaaaagaaAACCAGCAGTTTCAGTTCTATTCAACGGCAATAGCGGCGATGTTACTAGTGACACAGACTTAATTAGGTTTgtgtagtaataaattatgtagtaaTAGTaagtctataaaataaatctcgaTTGATTTTAGTGGATATTACTGACCAGCATCAAGGTAGGTACTACccaagaaattattattgtaggGTACGACTGACTAGATATTACCACAGAAATAAATCGAGATTCATTTCTGTggtaatattatctatacatcGATGACATGCAAGGTACCTACGACATTTAATTCTGAAATaacattctgaaaataattatgtacccATGCCAAGTTCGCCCTCATGTAGGTATTTTACTAGGTACTTctacttacaataaaaataaaaaaacagtctATTAACGCAAAACAATCATGAAGATGAATGAAGTTATCCCGTAACGCAAAATAAATCATGCTGAAACCTCATCACTCATTTATATCAACGTCTGCGTGCCTGTCATTAGTAATTAAACGATGGACGAATTAAGTTGCCTCATTAACGAATTAAAGGTATAATATGGAGGTATGATCAATTTGACCTAGgtagaattaataattttggcAAAAAGTAGGCACATGAAAGAAAACTTCCAAAAGCCGTAGTTATACAGGGTTAGGTACTTAAAACTTCAACAACCCGCTGTACTAGAGAGTGCTGTCCGCTGAAAtagctgaaattttgaaaattaagtaatatccCGCTggtaaattgaattaaaaattagtttaattagaCTTTTATTTGGAAGTTTTGCCTAAAGtagatacgagtatatatagattttttgcgctatttattattacagttttatgaggaaactttaaatttcgtcatatcttcttcttttctCATATCTTTTCACTCATTTATAAAGACAAGAGAAACGCGTGTATTCGAAAAAAACAATGAGAAGAAACGGGCACTAATTACCTTCTGTCCCTCATAGTGTGCCCAGTTTCAGGTACAACGCCTATCTTGCGGCTTTGTTACGTCCAAGTTACATGGGTATATGTTTTCAGAGATTCGTGTTGTTACTGGGCTTCttcttttgacgacctcggtggcgcagtggtaaagtgcttgcctctgaaccgaggttcgatccccggtcgtatcatgatggaaaatgatctttttctgattggcccgggtcttggatgtgaatctatctatgtatttgttttataatatagtatcgttgagttagtatcccataacacaagtctcgaacttattttggggctagctcaatctgtgtgatttgtcctaatatatttatttatttatatttatttaacatatttgtattttaaactcTCCAACTAATGTAGGTTAGCTATCAGTATTCTTGAGTCCTTTTTGTATTTAGCTCTGCGGAATAAACTCAGCCGAGCTCGTTATCCTGGTCCATTCGTATGGTCCGCAGTCAAGATTTTTTCCGTCCTTTCTTTTTCTAACGACTATGCCCATCATTATCAGTTGCAGGAGATTGTATCGTAGATACCTAAGAACATCACCCAGATAAGAGACTTTCCGCCGTTTCACCTGGACAATGGTATTGAGTCAATCAAAATGTTTCCTGGGTAGTCCATGGATATGTAGAGCAGTAGGTAGTGACATAACATATCAGTGACATTGACATCTTCGACATTATTATTGTGGTTGTCTGTCTTgtcatcaattaaaaaaaaacaatttcctaaattaaatccaatgaaatgaaataaatttcactagaaataaaaaatagataaaataaattaatcagtAAATTCTTCTAGTACAGTACAATGTGGAAACAATTACCTAATAATTCATCATACTCTTTATCCTGTAGTCAAAAACATGATTTGGAAATATTAGTTACTGATTACCTAGCATTGTGGTTTGTTCGTTTTACTGAAAGTGATTTTGTAAGTCTTCTAAAAGTAAGTATTCTTTCAGTTTATTTCCCTTGACTATCAATAGATAAcaacttataataattaatggcaataaataataacctaTACCTGTAACTACACAGTTAATGCAATAGAGTTTTGAACAAACTGCAACATCGTTTCCAATAAATTCTAGTTGTTTCATTGCTGGTCAGTGAAGTGTCTCAGTTCAGGcaagattatatttatacaacagTGTCACATTTATAGATTTCCTATCTACATGcaaagaaaaagttttatcCTTCAATAGTTTGACTTcttcatataggtacttacatttgtattcctcatgactgaggatCGTAATCAATTGTAACACCCAACAACTCTTAGAATTCTCTTTGCCTCTTTTTTACTTGTCCATTTTACACATTAGGCGATAAGCCTTTTTTCTTTCACCACAAGCAAGTAACATTAATcaggtatacaaactcatgtggcaagaGTAAGATTCAATCCTGGGAGTTTTCAGTCACAGGCACACGGTCCTAACCTCTAGACCGCCACcacttcataaatattatttatttcttacaggAGAGTAATACTACATTAGAATTGGATGATAATGCTCTCAAAAGTAAAGGAATTCAACTGCTGTTATGTCCTGATAAGTTAAAGAAAGctgaagtaaaaataaatggtaaaAGAATGCAAATTTCCATGAGCATGTCTTTTGGTTACtctttaaaacttaatttaggCCTTTTTGAAGGCACCAAAGAAATGGTAAGCATGattataagtaattacttattactacAAGAAAATATCCCAAACTTATTTTCCTAACACATTTGTATAATCCCCGAGTAGATAAAATCAATAAGATTAAAAACCAAAAACAAGTTGAATATATGGCATACCTGTTCTGTGGTGGACCaccaaactttattttttcatacaataaaacttaatcaTATACTTTTACAGTTCTTTCAAACAATAACCCAGCCCTTGTTTGTCTAATTAGAATGAAATTGTCATGTATTATTACAGTTCTTTCAAAAAATAACCCAGCCCTTGTTAAAGTTGGTGCAAGATTTAAAATCTAGTGAGAAGGAACTACGGTTTCTGCTGAATAAGAAAGATCTTGAAATAGAAGAGTATAAAAGTGAAGGAGCACAAGTAGtcagtaagtataataatcattattcGAAGTGGTGTAGATGTCCGCAGGATTATACCTAGTCTGCAACACTCTACGGGGATGCAACTAAGAACCAGATGTGTGGATCACAGTCTGATTGACGCCCAGGAACTGAAAAAGTATAGTTTctctgaaatattatataaacagttatattttgtttatagtttctctatatatatataataagtttttttctttaataaaattagagtGAGAGAATATGTTGTGGTGGCCACATTCCGGTAAACAAGTTCTTTCTTATGATGCGCGTGACTCAGTCAGATTTGTGTACTGTGAATAACAAGGTAGTCAAAGCGCCCACATGTAATAGATTGCTGAACATAATGTCTAAATATCACAGGTGGCTAAATCCATTTAAGAAATGTGGACAAGCATTATGAAAGCTAGATAAGATTATATTAGAGATCCCCCATGAGGCTGACATAGTCACACAAAGTGCACTGAAGCCTTGTCAAAAAattagaagaaataaaaaatgttgtggtgGAGGATACAAATCCCATCTTACCATTCTGGGAACtatattttgcaattattaaaaaagaatgacAAATTGTGCTATGGGACTATTTGCCCAAACAGTGAATCCTTAATTGACAAATTAATCTATAAATCCTTTaatgtacatttatattattcaaattattattatttaattattttatattattctaattattttgtaatacaattttcaggACATTTTAAAACTTCCAAGTTCGACGAAGAAAAGCACATGAATCAATTCAAAGCATATTCAGAATGTTTTGGCTCTTCTGACATTCCCAACAGCATTCTTGAGAGAACAGTTGATTTAcctgaaattattatagtgtaagtataatttataatactatactatacttgAAAGGAGTATATCATTTGGAGTATATCATTGTGTAAACTAttctatgttttaaaaaatattaccttaTTTCTTCTGGATGATGCAAATtcacttttattgttttattgcacTGGTAAAGTGATTTTGACATGTAATCTAAAATGATGATTAGTTAATTGTTAGGCTAGGTTTATTTGATACTGAGTTTGCCCATGTGGAATCGTTTCGCAGAATGGGCAGTAATAATTGCCTAAGGTTTCGGATTAGTTGCGTTGTCTTTTCAGCcacatttgcaaaaaaaaaacgcgcATGAAATTgcagtaatatttataatatcatttacaGAAAGCAGGAGCCAGCACCTGTAAAAACAGAACCTTCATTGCCTGTGATCAAATCGGAGCCAGCTACACCAGTATTCGATGATCAGACAGTACACGGCACTGTATGTGTCAAACGAGAACATGCCATAGGCGGCCGCAGTCATGTGTCTATTGACGCTATGAGACTAAAGAGATCTAAACTGAATTTGTGATTGCTATTAACTTGTTTACACTGTTAAGGTGAATATACACACGTAATACCATGAaggtatagataatattgGCACATATATTGATATCTCTTTCATGTGTGGCCCGACCTCTCTTTCTTATCTATTGCTAAGCATATTCATAGGTATTGCATATTAGTTATGCTTTTCATGTTAGAAGGAGAGTTCTGGCCACAGATGAAATAGATAACAATATGTCTCTAATCTCTTATCTAAAGCTTCATGATAAAATGGACAAGTACATAGCGTGCTGGCATGTtcaaagtgtttttttttttttacattgacatGCCAGCTACAAGCATGTTTATGCTATCTGGCATGCAATTGAGTAAGGTATTGGCATGTGTGTATccgctttaaaaaataattaaacatctaataattaaatatcttctgaagcatgtatttgttatgttcttaattgtttgtaaaaaataaataaacaagatatAGCATGTATTATCATATGAGAAATATATGAGTGCTTATTATGTCGGTAAGCTGTAATAtgcacaaaatttaaattaatatgccATAACAGATTGCCTATCTATATTTGTCTAATTAGAATGAAATTGTCATGTATTTTGTGACCACATATAAGTGGTTATTCATAACGCCAATTTtatagatatgtttgattgCGACTgaattaatgtataaatatcaaatggcggtataaaaaataataacacgagttttatattaaaactttattatacatagaacatttattaaaacctAATATGAATTGTGCTGATGTAGTGACTGTTACTATTAATGTGATTACATGGAgactgttattttttgttatttaatttttaatgcgtaaatttataattttcactgATAACGGGATAAGTTTGGCCGCTTTTGGATAACATTTTACACGAAAtagtaataattgaaatatatttttttgtcataatatgcacagtaatttttatttttctaatatattcaattatctttaaaaatattatatctgtgacatgtatgatttattagtTTAGGACAATATGATGACTATGTAAAAAACGTGGCGAACGCAAAATAAATGTAGCAATAATCTAATAAGACTGAGTTATTcactattgtatatatttttgtgtttaaaataatgtaacaaatttcattaaattcgcAATTTTTGATTGACTGTCCAGCAGCAAAACCTCACTCATTTTGGGACCAGCCCGAAGCACGAACTGTAAGACACACTATGATTTTTCAATCTATTGAACagttcaataataataatgcacaATTCATAAACTTTACACCTCTCCAATATAATCGCATTAGTTGTAACTTACAGAGTGTACACTATTGATTGGTCGTAGTTTTGTTCGCtcaatgaatttaatttatatttttagattcttttttaaacttttgccaaggaaatttaaaatattgatgtcATTTTTTCTGTAGTTTCCAAGTAGTATagccaaatattttatatttcgaattatttttactttcaacTATCTTCactttgaatttgatttgcCAAATTTTTGTCATGAAATATGTGTAGATTCGACAAATGAAATTTGCAACTTCACTCTGTATTGTTATATTGCTCGATGtatggtatttattttaatgtaacaaatgcgttattacaaaatttcactcTTAATAAACGTTTAAATTCGTTATAATGTGCCTTTTATTATAGTGTTGCATTAAGCACATACAATTGATTGCAGCTCTATTGGCAGTCATTGGGTCCAAATTGACTAGGGTTTTCTTTAGTATAAAGGTcatactttaatatatttttgaaaatttgctaAATATTAGGCTATGGCTATATTTATACTACTTCGGTATAGAAAACGTACTTGAGCTAAGACTGAGAATAATATTATCTCCTTAAAGTtgggcaaaaaaaaaaaaaattttattttaaattgattatttaaaatgcgAATATTGATTACCTGTGTTGATTACTTCTTCAAGCACAAAGCTCACCCGTGGGTgcctttattttctatatttgaatttaaaacgtCACTTAGACTCAAGATGTAGacatttttgtagattttaattaattttaatactatacCTAAAAGTGCACTCAGAGTATTGTATAGCACACAATGCATAAAGCAACAAAAGCAGGGGCAGGCTTATTTGTTTTCACCACACAAAATATACCTGTGCTCATACCACAGAGTGGCCCATACtccataatttttaatatcattccgtatattatatctttatattatcTTCCCTTTTCACgttttacttatatttgatTATGGAACATaatgtgataattttaaacagtTATTTCAGTATTGTGTTAAATCActaattagtaataataactAGCCGCCCGTTCCgccttcgctcgtgtaaaacataataaattgtacacctaactaaaccttcctcaggcatcacaatatctattgagtgaaaaaaataagctTATCAAACACAGATCACTCTACAATAGGACTGGTCAGTAACAGTATTTTTTGCTACACTggatatttattgtaaaattagtaattaataatacatattatatgatCGGTAGCAAGTAAATGCCCTGAGTTGCAGTAAAACACTAATGTTACAAACCAGtcttaataaatactaaattcaCTTTTGGGATATACTTAGGTCTGtcaaaaaagtgaaaactgaTTTTACTACAcatactacatttttttgccataGCAATACCAACTAGAATGGTCACGATTGGTtaataaacacccagtgttgccagccaacaggagTCAGCgccatcatttattttcttcagtttcttgacagactgtaatCTTTCTCATAAAACTTCCTTGTTTTGAAAATAGGTTAATACAAGTATGCACTTAAAGTGTGGTGCGAGTTTCGTTTAGATTCA
The genomic region above belongs to Plodia interpunctella isolate USDA-ARS_2022_Savannah chromosome 7, ilPloInte3.2, whole genome shotgun sequence and contains:
- the LOC128671304 gene encoding uncharacterized protein LOC128671304, coding for MQISMSMSFGYSLKLNLGLFEGTKEMFFQKITQPLLKLVQDLKSSEKELRFLLNKKDLEIEEYKSEGAQVVRHFKTSKFDEEKHMNQFKAYSECFGSSDIPNSILERTVDLPEIIIVKQEPAPVKTEPSLPVIKSEPATPVFDDQTVHGTVCVKREHAIGGRSHVSIDAMRLKRSKLNL